From the genome of Clavibacter nebraskensis NCPPB 2581:
ACCAGCCCACGACCAGGAGCGGGATGATCACGACGAGCGAGGCGACGGTGAGCGTGCCGATCGGCCAGTCGATGGCCATGAGCACGAGCACGCTGACGAGGAACGCGAGCGTCAGCCACGAGGTCACGGGCGCGCCAGGCAGGCGGAAGGTGGGCTCCTTCGCCTTGCCCTGCTTCGCCCAGGCGCGCAGCCGCATCTGGCACAGGATGATCGTGCCCCAGCCCGCGACGATGCCGAGCGCCGCGACGTTCAGCACGATCTCGAAGGCCTGCGCGGGCACGAGGGCGTTGAGGCCGACGCCGAGCAACGTGATGGATCCGGTGAGCATGATGCCGCCGAAGGGCACGCCGCCCTTCGACATGACGGTCGTGAACTTCGGCGCCGACCCGTTCATGCCCATGGAGTGGAGCACGCGGCCCGTGCTGTAGAGGCCCGCGTTGAGGCTCGACATGGCGGCCGTGAGCACGACGAAGTTCATGACGGAGCCGGCGATCGCTCCGACCTCGGGCGACCCGAGGCTGGAGAAGAAGGTGACGAACGGGCTCTGGTCGGCGCTGTAGGCCGTGTAGGGGAGCAGGAGCGAGAGCAGGACGATGGAGCCGACGTAGAAGATCGCGATGCGGAAGACGACCGAGTTGATGGCCCGGGGGATGACCTTCTCCACGTCCTGGGTCTCGCCGCTCGCGGTGCCCACGAGCTCGATGGCCGCGTAGGCGAAGACGACGCCCTGGACGACCAGCACCACGGGGACGAGACCGGTGGGGAAGACTCCGCCGTTCTGCTGGAGGACGGTCCACCCGGTCTGCACCTCCTGGCCGCCGACCGTGACGGGGAAGCTCCAGGCGAGCCACACGATGCCGACGATGAGGAAGACGACGAGGGCCGCTACCTTCACGAGCGCGAACCAGAACTCCATCTCGCCGAAGACCTTCACGGCGACGAGGTTCAGCGCGAGCACGACGGCCAGGGCGATGAGGGCGAGCAGCCACTGCGGGGCCGCGGTGAACGCCGACCAGTAGTGCATGTAGAGGGCGACGGCGGTCACGTCGACGATGGCGGTGGTCGCCCAGTTGAGGAAGTACATCCAGCCGGCGGCGTAGGCGAACTTCTCGCCGAAGAACTCGCGGGCGTAGGAGATGAAGGATCCGGAGCTCGGCCGGTGCAGCACCAGCTCGCCGAGCGCGCGGAGGATGAAGAAGGCGAAGACGCCGCAGATCAGGAAGACGATGGCGAGGGCGGGGCCCGCGGAGGCGAGGCGTCCGCCGGCGCCGAGGAAGAGGCCGGTGCCGATCGCGCCGCCGATGGCGATCATCTGCAGCTGGCGGGGTTTCAGCCCGTGCTGGTAGCCCTCCTGCTCGTGGCTGAAGTCCTGTGCCACGAAATCGGGATCGGGCGTGACGGTGCTGCGGTCGCTCTCGCTTCGTGTCATCCGAATACGGTAGTGGTCCGGGGCATTCGCCCTGACACCCGCGTCGATCGACTTCCGCGGGGCAGATCACGTGTGATAGGCGCCGAGGAGGCCCGCATGGCCCGCATGCACCGCACCGCCCCGCGGATCCGCCCGTGGGCGCCCGTGCTCGTGGCCGCGGCGGGGGCGCTCGCGCTCGCCGGGTGCACCGTGGGGGCCGATGCGCCCGTCCCCGCCGCGACGACGCCCGCCTCGAGCGCGACCCCGGACGCGGGCGCCGCACCGGGCGGAAACGCGAGCCCCGAGCCGACCGTGACGCGCGCGCCGGGCCCGCCGACCGAGGACGAGCTCGCCACCTGCTCGACGCTCGCGCAGGTGCTGCCCGACTCCACCAAGCTGGTGCAGGCGCTCGGCGACGGGGAGCAGGTGGATCCGCCCCTCTTCGACCGCGTCAAGCAGGGCGACGCCGCCCTCGCCGGCATGGCGCCCGAGGGCATGAAGCCGCTCGTGGCGTCCTTCTCGACGATCGTCGACGAGCTGGACGCGCTGCGCTCGGGTGCGGACACGGACGGCGCCTCGCTCGACACCGGGCAGTACCTGCGCGCGACCAACGCGTTCCTCGACTACTGCCTCGACGACGTCGGCTACGTGCCGCAGACCGCGACGCCGACGCCCGCGCCCTGACCCGAGGCGCGACGCTGGGCGCGCGCACCGCGCCTCAGGTGCGGCGGGCGACCGCCTCGTCGGCCTCGATGTCCTCGCGCGCGTCCTCGCGGCGGTCGCGGCCGTCGCCGTCGTGCGTGACGAGCAGGTGCGGCGTGCGGTGGATCCGGTACGAGACGCGCAGGTGCCGGTGCAGGACGAGCCAGGCGATGGCGATGAGGGCGGCGACGATGCCGCTGGCCGCGCCCACCATGACGGCGGCGCGCGGGCCCCACGTGTTCGCGACCCAGCCCACGATGGGCGCGCCGAGCGGCGTGCCGCCCACGAAGATCGCCATGTAGACGGCCATCACGCGGCCGCGCATGCGCGGCTCGACCGTGAGCTGGACGGTGCTATTGGCGCTCGTCATGAGGGTCTGCGAGACGACGCCGACGATCACGAGGGCGCCGGCGAAGAGCAGGTAGGTGGGCGCGATGGCGGCGAGCCCGGTCGCGATGCCGAAGAGCGCGGCGCCCACGAACACCAGGCGGATGCGGGGGCGCTCGCGGCGGGCCGAGAGCAGGGCGCCGGCGACGGATCCCACGGCGAGGCTCGAGGAGAGCAGCCCGAACTCGGTCGCGCCCTTGCCGAACTCGACGCTCGCCATGGTGGAGGTGAAGATCGGGAAGTTGTAGCCGAAGGCGCCGACGAGGAAGACGATCACGAGGATCACCATGATGTCCGGCCGCCCGCCGATGTAGCGGAAGCCCTCCCGCAGCTGGCCGCGGGACCGGGCGACGCGCTCCGGGCGACGGAGCTCGCCGACGCGGAGGCGCGTGAGGGCGATGAGCACCGCGACGAAGCTCACGGCGTTGATGAGGAAGACCCAGCCGGTGCCGACGCCCGCGATGAGCACGCCGGCGACGGCCGGCCCGATCATGCGCGCCGCGCTGAAGGACGCGGAGTTGAGGGCGACGGCGTTGGAGAGGTCGTCGTCGGAGACGAGCTCCGAGACGAAGGACTGCCGGGCGGGGGCGTCGAGCGCGGAGGCGATGCCGAGCAGGAGCGCGAAGAGGTAGACGTGCCAGAGCTCGGCGCGTCCCGAGAGGACGACGAGCCCGAGGCCGAGGCCGAGGACGGCCATGGTGCCCTGCGTGATCATGAGCACGCGGCGCTTGTCGTACCGGTCGGCGATGAGGCCCGCGTAGGGGGAGAGCAGGAGCATGGGGCCGAACTGCAGGGCCATGACGATGCCGACCGCGGTCGCGTCGTAGCGGGTGAGCTCGGTGAGGACGATCCAGTCCTGGGCGGTGCGCTGCATCCACGTGCCGACGTTGGAGACGAGGGCGCCGGCGAACCAGATGCGGTAGTTCGGGGCGCGGAGGCTCCGGAAGACGGCGCTCACGACGCGGCCATGCGGCCGAGGAGGGCCGCGGCCTCGCCCAGGGTGGCGCGCTCGGCAGCGGTGAGCTCGCCGAGGCGGAGGGAGAGCCAGGCGTTCCGCTGCCGGCGGGTCTCCTGCACGACCGTCCGGCCGGCGTCCGTGATGGAGACGGTGACGCGGCGGCCGTCGTCGGGGGCGGGCGAGCGCTCCGCGTAGCCCGCCTCGACGAGGCAGTTGACCGTGCGGTTCATGCTCGGGGCGGTGACGCGCTCGATCTCGGCGAGGCGGCCGGGGCTCGTCGGCCCGTCGCGGAGGAGCAGGGCGAGCACGACGAACTGGCTGTCGCTCAGCTCGTGGTCGGCCTTCTCGGCCCGCAGGCGGCGCGCGAGGCGCATGACGCCGGCGCGCAGGCTCTGGCTGAGGTCGGGGGAGTCGGGCATGTCCTTAGGCTAGCTCATTAGTCCTGCTAACGATTGCGTCGGGGTGTGACGGGATCCTGCGAGCGCCTCGGCCGGACATGCACCGGGGCGCCGGCCGCCCGCCCGGGCAGGATGGGAGGACACCGCCGGCCGCGATGCACCCGCGACGACGCGGGCACGGGCCGCGCGACCAGAGGAGGCACGGACATGACCCACCACGACGGCACGGCCGACGCGCACGACGACGACGCGAAGCTCGGCGGCGACGGCACGATCCCCGCCGGATCCACGGGCGTCGCGGCCGACCACGACGGCGGGGACGACCACTTCGAGCCCGAGGAGGACACGCCGCATCCCGCCGACGAGGACGGCGCCGGCGCCTAGCCCGCTCCACCGGCATCCGCGGCCCGCGCGGGCGGGGCCGTCCGCACCCGGCGCGACGACCCGCCCGCGCGGCCACGCCCGGGGATCCGCGTAGCCTGGATCCCCGTGGACACCGCGACGAACCCCCTCGACGGCACGCGCATCGCCTACCGCACGTTCGGCGCCGGTCCTGCGGACAGCGATCCCCGCGACCCGGCCCACGCGCCCGTGGTCCTCGTGCACGGCACGGCCCTGTCGCAGGCGATCTGGCGCGGCTTCGGCTGGGTGCGCGCGCTGTCGCCGACGCGGCGGGTGATCACGTTGGACCTCCGCGGCCACGGGCGCAGCGGCACCCCGCACGAGCCCGCGGCCTACGCGATGGACCTCATGGTCGCCGACGTCGTGGCGGTGCTCGACGCGGTCGGCGCGTCCGCCGTGCACCACGTGGGCTACAGCCTCGGCGCGCGCGTCGGCTTCTCGCTCGCGTCGGCCCACCCCGACCGCCTGCTCTCCACGTCGAGCCTCGGCGGGTCTCCGCGCAGCGGCGTCGGCGTCTTCGACCGCGTGTTCTTCCCCGGCTGCATCGACGCGCTGGAGACCGGCGGCATGCCCGGGTTCCTCGAGGCGTGGGAGCGGCACAGCGGGCACCCGGTGGACGCCGCGACGCGCGGGGCCTTCCTCGCGGACGACGCGCGGGCGCTCGCCGCCTACATGCGCGAGTCGGAGCGGGACCAGGGCGTGCCCGACGAGGTCGTCGCCGGATCCGCGGTGCCGCTGCTGCTCGTCGCGGGCACGCGGGACCCCGAGCGGCTCCGCGCGGCGCACCACGTGAAGGCGCTGCGACCGGACGCGCCGCTCGTGGAGCTCGACGGGGCGACACACGCCGACACCCCGCGGCACCCGGAGGCGCTGCCGGCCGTCGCGCGCTTCCTCGACGCGCTCTGACGCGCCGGTCGCGGGGGCCGGTCGCGCGGGCCGGCCCGCGCGCGGGGAGCCGCGCGCCCGGACCCGGCCGCCGTCGCCTACGCCCCGCGCGCCGCCTCGGCGTGCGCCAGCGCGGCGTTGCCGTCCCGGTGCGCGCGGTCGAGGTCGTCCGGATGCGCGGCCGCCGCGGCCTCCAGGGCGTCCGCCGCCCGCACGAGCGCGAGGTGCGACAGGGCCTGCGGCACGTTGCCCGCCTGACGCTCCCCGACGGGGTCGTACTCCTCCGAGAGGAGCCCGACGTCGTTGGAGAGGGCGACGAGCCGCTCCATCAACGCGCGGCCGTCGGCCTCGCGGCCGGACCGGGCGTACTGCTCGACGAGCCAGAACGAGCAGGCCAGGAACGGGTACTCGCCCGCGGGCAGGCCGTCGACGCCCGCGCTCGTGTCGTAGCGCAGCAGGAAGCCCTCGTGCATGAGCGTCCGCTCCATCGCCGCGACCGTCGCGAGCATGTGCGGGTCGTCGTAGGCGCAGAACCCGGCCTGGGCGAGGATCAGGAGCGAGGCGTCCACCTCGGTCGTGCCGTAGTGCTGGCGGAAGGCGCCCGTCGCGGGATCCACCCCCTTGTCGAGGATCTCGTCGCGCACCCGGTCGCGCAGCGCCTTCCACTGCTCCACCGGCCCGTCGAGCCCGTGCCGCTCGACGCCCTGGACCGCGCAGTCGAGGGCCGCCCAGATCATCGCCCGCGAGTGCGTGAAGTGCTGCTCGGCGCCGCGGATCTCCCAGATGCCGCTGTCCTGCCGCTCCCAGTTCTCCTCGACGAAGCCGATGAGCGCGCGCTGCAGCGGCCAGGAGAACTCGGTCTCGCCGACGCCGGCGTCGCGAGCGGCCTGGAGCGCGAGCATCACCTCGCCGATGACGTCGGCCTGGTACTGCTCGAACGCGCCGTTGCCGACGCGCACCGGGCCGGACCCCTGGTAGCCGGGCAGGCTGTCGAGGTCGCGCTCGGGGAGGTACCGCTCGCCGCTGAGGCCATACATGATCTGCACGTCGCCCGGATCCCCGGCGATCGCCCGCAGCAGCCACGTGCGCCACTCGTCGGCCTCGTCGTCGAAGCCGTGCGCGAGGAGCACCTCGAGGGTGAGCGACGCGTCCCGGAGCCAGACGTAGCGGTAGTCCCAGTTGCGGGCTCCGCCGAACTGCTCGGGGAGGCTCGTGGTCGCCGCTGCGACGATGCCGCCGGTGTCCTCGTGCGTGAGCGCGCGGAGCACGAGCAGCGAACGGCGCACGGCGGCTTGGTGCGGGCCGGAGTGCTCGATGGAGCTGGCCCACGACTCCCACCACTCGGTCGTGCGCTCGAGGGCGGCGTCCACGTCGAACGCCGGCGGCTCGCTGCGGTGCGACGGGTACCAGGTCAGCGCGAGGTCGACGGTCTCGCCGGCCGCCACCTCGAACGCGACGCCGTGGTGGTGGTTCGTCGCGGTGAGCTCGGGGCCGCGCACGACGACGGCGTCGGGGCCGGCCACGGCGACGAGGCGCGGGTCGTCGCCGTCGAGCTTGCGGATCCACGGGAGCGCGGTCGCGTAGCCGAAGCGCAGGCGGAGGTCGCCCTGCATCCGCACGGTGCCGCTGATGCCGCGCACGCGCCGCACGACGTCGGCCCGGCGATCGCCCATGGACATGAAGTCGGTGACCTCGACCGCGCCCTCGGGCGTCTCCCACCTGGTCCAGAGCACGAAGGTGTTCCCGAGGTAGGTGCGCTGGGAGACGGTGGCCTCGGGAGAGGCCGGGGCGAGCTTCCACGCGCCGTGCTCCTCGGTGCCGAGCAGGGCCCCGAACATGGAGGCGGAGTCGAAGCGGGGGAGGCACAGCCAGTCGATGGAGCCGTCGCGGCCGACCAGCGCTCCCGTGTGGCAGTCCCCGATGAGTGCGTAGTCCTCGATGCGCATGGCCATGCGCCATGGTCCCACGGCGCCCTGACGTCTCCCTGCCGCCGCGCGTAGCCTGACGGCATGCCCGCGACCTCCACGCTCCTCATCCTCGGCGCCAGCGGCGACCTCTCCGCGCGCCTCCTCCTCCCCGGCCTCGGCGAGCTCCTCGCCCACCGCCCCGACCTCGACCTCCAGCTGGTGGGCGCGGGCACGGAGGAGTGGGACGACGACCGCTGGCGCGAGGTCGTCCGCACCTCATTCGCCTCGCTCGGCGCCGAGGGCCCCGCCGTCGACCGCGTGCTCGCCGGCACGACCTACCAGGCCGCCGACGTCACGGCCGAGGCCGACCTGGAGCGCCTCGTCGCCGCGTGCGACGCCGCGCCCGCCGTCTACTTCGCGCTGCCGCCCGCGGTCACGGAGAGGGCGTGCGAGGCGATGACGCGGATCACGCTGCCCGAGGGCACGTCGCTCTCGCTCGAGAAGCCCTTCGGCACCGACCTCGCGAGCGCCCAGGCGCTCAACCGGCTGCTCGCGACGCTCGTGCCCGAGGAGCGCACGCATCGCGTCGACCACTTCCTCGGCCGATCGACCGTGCGGAACCTCCTGGGGCTCCGCTTCGCCAACCGGCTGCTCGAGCCGGTGTGGAACGCCCAGCACATCGCGAGCGTCGAGATCGTCTACGACGAGCAGCTCGCGCTCGAGGGCCGCGCCCGCTACTACGACGGCGCGGGCGCCCTCGCCGACATGATCCAGAGCCACCTGCTGCAGGTGATGGCCGTCTTCGCGATGGAGGCGCCCGCCACCACCGACGCGCGGGACGTCCGCGATCAGAAGGCGCTCGTGCT
Proteins encoded in this window:
- a CDS encoding MarR family winged helix-turn-helix transcriptional regulator, whose protein sequence is MPDSPDLSQSLRAGVMRLARRLRAEKADHELSDSQFVVLALLLRDGPTSPGRLAEIERVTAPSMNRTVNCLVEAGYAERSPAPDDGRRVTVSITDAGRTVVQETRRQRNAWLSLRLGELTAAERATLGEAAALLGRMAAS
- a CDS encoding MFS transporter, with amino-acid sequence MSAVFRSLRAPNYRIWFAGALVSNVGTWMQRTAQDWIVLTELTRYDATAVGIVMALQFGPMLLLSPYAGLIADRYDKRRVLMITQGTMAVLGLGLGLVVLSGRAELWHVYLFALLLGIASALDAPARQSFVSELVSDDDLSNAVALNSASFSAARMIGPAVAGVLIAGVGTGWVFLINAVSFVAVLIALTRLRVGELRRPERVARSRGQLREGFRYIGGRPDIMVILVIVFLVGAFGYNFPIFTSTMASVEFGKGATEFGLLSSSLAVGSVAGALLSARRERPRIRLVFVGAALFGIATGLAAIAPTYLLFAGALVIVGVVSQTLMTSANSTVQLTVEPRMRGRVMAVYMAIFVGGTPLGAPIVGWVANTWGPRAAVMVGAASGIVAALIAIAWLVLHRHLRVSYRIHRTPHLLVTHDGDGRDRREDAREDIEADEAVARRT
- a CDS encoding amino acid permease; the encoded protein is MTRSESDRSTVTPDPDFVAQDFSHEQEGYQHGLKPRQLQMIAIGGAIGTGLFLGAGGRLASAGPALAIVFLICGVFAFFILRALGELVLHRPSSGSFISYAREFFGEKFAYAAGWMYFLNWATTAIVDVTAVALYMHYWSAFTAAPQWLLALIALAVVLALNLVAVKVFGEMEFWFALVKVAALVVFLIVGIVWLAWSFPVTVGGQEVQTGWTVLQQNGGVFPTGLVPVVLVVQGVVFAYAAIELVGTASGETQDVEKVIPRAINSVVFRIAIFYVGSIVLLSLLLPYTAYSADQSPFVTFFSSLGSPEVGAIAGSVMNFVVLTAAMSSLNAGLYSTGRVLHSMGMNGSAPKFTTVMSKGGVPFGGIMLTGSITLLGVGLNALVPAQAFEIVLNVAALGIVAGWGTIILCQMRLRAWAKQGKAKEPTFRLPGAPVTSWLTLAFLVSVLVLMAIDWPIGTLTVASLVVIIPLLVVGWYLQRDRILEIARVREGITGPFPVTGRDAADQRKR
- a CDS encoding glucose-6-phosphate dehydrogenase, with product MPATSTLLILGASGDLSARLLLPGLGELLAHRPDLDLQLVGAGTEEWDDDRWREVVRTSFASLGAEGPAVDRVLAGTTYQAADVTAEADLERLVAACDAAPAVYFALPPAVTERACEAMTRITLPEGTSLSLEKPFGTDLASAQALNRLLATLVPEERTHRVDHFLGRSTVRNLLGLRFANRLLEPVWNAQHIASVEIVYDEQLALEGRARYYDGAGALADMIQSHLLQVMAVFAMEAPATTDARDVRDQKALVLRATRPWGGDPVASSRRARYSAGDVEGRQLPAYADEAGVDPARGTETLAEMTVEIANWRWAGVPFRLRSGKAMKDHRRQIVVTFQPAPHVPTGLRGADAPDRIRILIAPDELHLELNVNGPADPDVIDRAELVTAFDPGDLPPYGQVIDGIISDDEGLSVRGDTAEECWRIVEPVIAAWRAGDVPLEEYPAGSAGPWDGPQVAPKG
- a CDS encoding glycoside hydrolase family 15 protein; amino-acid sequence: MAMRIEDYALIGDCHTGALVGRDGSIDWLCLPRFDSASMFGALLGTEEHGAWKLAPASPEATVSQRTYLGNTFVLWTRWETPEGAVEVTDFMSMGDRRADVVRRVRGISGTVRMQGDLRLRFGYATALPWIRKLDGDDPRLVAVAGPDAVVVRGPELTATNHHHGVAFEVAAGETVDLALTWYPSHRSEPPAFDVDAALERTTEWWESWASSIEHSGPHQAAVRRSLLVLRALTHEDTGGIVAAATTSLPEQFGGARNWDYRYVWLRDASLTLEVLLAHGFDDEADEWRTWLLRAIAGDPGDVQIMYGLSGERYLPERDLDSLPGYQGSGPVRVGNGAFEQYQADVIGEVMLALQAARDAGVGETEFSWPLQRALIGFVEENWERQDSGIWEIRGAEQHFTHSRAMIWAALDCAVQGVERHGLDGPVEQWKALRDRVRDEILDKGVDPATGAFRQHYGTTEVDASLLILAQAGFCAYDDPHMLATVAAMERTLMHEGFLLRYDTSAGVDGLPAGEYPFLACSFWLVEQYARSGREADGRALMERLVALSNDVGLLSEEYDPVGERQAGNVPQALSHLALVRAADALEAAAAAHPDDLDRAHRDGNAALAHAEAARGA
- a CDS encoding alpha/beta fold hydrolase, which encodes MDTATNPLDGTRIAYRTFGAGPADSDPRDPAHAPVVLVHGTALSQAIWRGFGWVRALSPTRRVITLDLRGHGRSGTPHEPAAYAMDLMVADVVAVLDAVGASAVHHVGYSLGARVGFSLASAHPDRLLSTSSLGGSPRSGVGVFDRVFFPGCIDALETGGMPGFLEAWERHSGHPVDAATRGAFLADDARALAAYMRESERDQGVPDEVVAGSAVPLLLVAGTRDPERLRAAHHVKALRPDAPLVELDGATHADTPRHPEALPAVARFLDAL